The following coding sequences are from one Epinephelus moara isolate mb chromosome 7, YSFRI_EMoa_1.0, whole genome shotgun sequence window:
- the sp5a gene encoding transcription factor Sp5a codes for MAAVAVLRNETLQAFLQDRTPNSSPENCKHSPLALLAATCNRIGHHHGSNPTDFLQVPYDPTLGSPSRLFHPWTNEGTPQSSLASNSTFGLSSKPQLSAHIQSSFSSHHELPLTPPADPSYPYDFSPVKMLPCSMQSLQSTCPPTYVPAVSYAAPTPIPPAMPSFVTGPSGLVHQQQRQLSPNPGEDIPWWSLQQGNHVSHSSSLGPHRFQLQRGLVLGHTDFAQYQTQIAALLHTKSPLATARRCRRCRCPNCQSSTSSDEPGKKKQHICHIPGCGKVYGKTSHLKAHLRWHSGERPFVCNWLFCGKSFTRSDELQRHLRTHTGEKRFVCPDCCKRFMRSDHLAKHVKTHQNKKSKCHDKTLDHVKREDTRNML; via the exons ATGGCAGCAGTGGCTGTACTGCGGAATGAAACACTCCAGGCTTTTCTTCAG GATCGCACTCCAAACTCTTCTCCAGAGAACTGTAAGCACTCCCCGCTGGCTCTCCTGGCTGCCACTTGTAACCGGATCGGGCATCACCACGGATCAAACCCCACAGATTTCCTCCAGGTCCCCTACGACCCAACACTGGGCTCCCCTTCGCGTTTATTTCACCCGTGGACTAACGAGGGAACCCCTCAGAGCAGCCTGGCCAGCAACTCTACTTTCGGACTATCCTCCAAGCCCCAGCTGTCTGCGCACATCCAGAGCTCCTTCAGCTCGCACCACGAACTGCCCCTCACCCCTCCGGCGGACCCCTCGTACCCCTATGACTTCTCCCCTGTGAAGATGTTACCTTGCTCCATGCAGTCTCTGCAGTCCACCTGCCCTCCCACCTACGTCCCCGCCGTCAGTTACGCAGCCCCAACTCCCATTCCGCCCGCAATGCCAAGTTTTGTCACGGGACCCTCCGGCCTTGtgcaccagcagcagagacagttGTCCCCAAACCCTGGGGAGGATATTCCGTGGTGGAGCCTGCAGCAGGGGAACCACGTCAGTCACTCGTCTTCCCTGGGTCCCCATCGCTTCCAGCTGCAGAGGGGCTTGGTTCTGGGACATACGGACTTTGCGCAATATCAGACGCAAATCGCGGCTCTGCTGCACACGAAGTCCCCCCTCGCGACTGCGCGGCGGTGCAGGAGATGCAGGTGTCCCAACTGCCAGTCCTCCACGTCCAGCGACGAGCCTGGCAAGAAGAAGCAGCACATTTGTCACATACCGGGTTGCGGGAAAGTTTACGGGAAAACTTCTCACCTCAAAGCGCACCTGAGGTGGCACTCTGGGGAGCGGCCGTTTGTGTGCAACTGGCTGTTCTGTGGCAAGAGTTTCACCAGGTCGGATGAGCTGCAGAGACACCTGAGGACTCACACGGGGGAGAAGCGCTTTGTTTGCCCGGACTGCTGCAAGAGGTTCATGAGGAGTGACCACTTGGCAAAACATGTCAAAACTCACCAGAACAAAAAGAGCAAGTGCCACGACAAGACACTTGACCATGTCAAAAGGGAGGACACGAGGAATATGTTGTAA